Part of the Coregonus clupeaformis isolate EN_2021a chromosome 31, ASM2061545v1, whole genome shotgun sequence genome, tgccgttcttctctgcagatcctctcaagctttgtcaggttggatggggagtgtcgatgcacagctattttcaggtctcttcagagatgttagatcgggttcaagtccggactctggctgggccactcaaggacattcagagacttgtcccgaagccactcctgtgttgtcttggctgtgtgcttagggtcggtgtcctgttggaaggtgaaccttcgccccagtctgaggtcctgagagctttggagcaggtttccatcaaggatctctctgtactttgctctgttcatctttccctcaatcctgactagtctcccagtccctgctgctgaaagacatccccacagcatgaagctgccaccaccatgcttcaccgtagggatggtgccaggtttcctccagacgtgacgcttagcattcaggccaaagagttcaatcttgtttctcatggtctgagtcctttagatgccttttagcaaacttcaagcgggctgtcatgtgccttttactgaggagtggcttcgtctggccactctactataaaggcctgattggtggagtgctgcagagatggttgtccttctggaaggttctcccatctccacagagaaactctagagctctgtcagagtgaccatcgggttcttggtcacctccctgaccaaggcccttcttccctgattgctcagtttggccaggcggccagctctaggaagagcttggtaggtccaaacttcttccatttaagaatgatggaggccactgtgttcttggggaccttcaatgctgcagaaatgttttggtacccttccccagatctttgcctcgacacaatcctgtctcggagctctacggacaattccttcgacctcatggcttggtttttgctctgacctgcactgtcaactgtgggaccttatatagacaggtgtgtgcctttccaaatcatgtccaatcaattgaatttaccacaggtggactccagtcaagttgtagaaacatgtcaaggatgatcaatggaaacaggatgcacctgagctcaattttgagtctcatagcaaagggtctgaatacttatgtaaataaggtatttctgatttttattgttaatacatttgcaaaaatttctaaaaacctgttttcgctttgtcattatggggtattgtgtctagattgatgcggaaaaacatttaatttaatcaattttagaataattttagaataaggctgtaacttaacaaaatgtggggaaggggtctgaatactttctgaatgcactgtataagcaaGCCAAAGCCGGCGTTGTCAATGAATTGGCCAATGTAGTCAGTGTTGTGCTTACTATAGATGGATGGACCTCCAGGGCTACAGAGCGCTACTTGACAGTGACAGCCCATCAGCCATCACATTACCCCAGAGTGGGTACATTGCTATAGACACACCCCCTTTATGACAAAGCAGTGCACACAAGCGTGCATCTTTTTCTCTTTGTAAGAAAAACATcatagtgtatgtatgtatgtatagtaTAGGCCATGTTTACATATTGATTTCACACACATTGCACTTTATTTTTCTATGTTGTTTTTCATGAGTAATCATGTGTTTTCACAATCAGGAATACCAACAGCTTGTATTTTCTTAAATAAATACAACTTTGACAGTAACTGTTGGCATTTCATTTTCCCACTGTACCGAAACCGAACCGTGACCCCAAAACCAAAATAAGCACCGAACCGTGAGTTTGGTGAACCGTTACAACCCTAATGTGTATACAGAAGGCATTCATACAACTATGTGTGACAGGGCTACAACTGACACAGTTTCACTAACACATTCTAGTCCCAAAGTACATGTGGAAAATGACTTTACATAGTTTAGGGCTAGCGCAGTATCTGAGTTTAGATCCTGACTTCGAAGAGCTCTGACACTCAACTTTCTCCAACAGGACACACCTGTCCCTGGGACATCCGCTCTGGATGACTCATACAGTAGTGATGATGTATTTAACATGCACAGCTACGTGCCAGCAAACACAGTGCCTATCTCCTGTCTACTATTGTATTCCTGTCACCACCAAATGCTGTGCCTTGGGACTGATGATGTCACAGTCTGTGTACTGTGTAGTATCGCTGTTTGGATGAGTAGATCATCTGATTTTAGATGAGATCACTGGTTGGTACCTCACTGGCATCAGCTAATGGGggtcctaataaatcaaatcaaatcaaatcactaaTGGTTGTTTACTTACCTGTTCATGAACAGTAGCTTTTGACTTTTGAATGAGATATCATTACCAATTGAGTACCCTACGATTGTAATTCTCTCCCCCTAGTTTGCATGTCATTGTTTTGAAAGGAGGTTGAAGGAATGTAGGGAGACAGACAGTTGCTTCCCGTCAGAGACCATTTCCGATATGAGGCCTGAAGCCCATGTTTGTGCTGCTCTGTCTGTGTGGCTGTATGTCTACCTGATGTTCATTTAACTGTAGTTTGTATCCATTCAGTTTTTATGGTTTTACCAGAGTCAAAGTTTTCTGTAATGTAGAATATTTTACTTCACAGCGAAGCATGTCTGTGAACATTCTTTAGGGAATCATGGAGTCCTGTCTCTATAGaacacatttctatctgcaacgttcagaGCGCTGAGCCCTCCTGAACACGACCCTGGATGGTTCGATAGTCCAAATATGCACCCTCTGGTGTATGTTCCTAATATTCCTACTGTAAAGCTTTATTGCTTTGCTGCTTTGAAAATtcccattcaaatcaaatcaaaatcacatcacatcacattttatttgtcacatgcgccgaatacaacaggtgtagaccttaccgtgaaatgcttacttacaagaccttaaccaacaatgcagttaagaaaaatatttactaaataaactaaagtaaaaaataaaagagcaacgataaaataacaataatgaggctaaatagagggggtaccggtaccgagtcaatgtgcgggggtacaggttagtttgaggtaattaaggtaatatgtgcatgtaggtaggggtaatcATTTGACTGACTGTGTACCTgtttctccctctgtcccccagaTCGTGTGGGTGTCCCACTGAGCAACAGCCACCATGGCCCTGGTTCAGGCTCTGTCCATCCCTGCTGAGCGCCACCACACCCCCAGCCTCAGCGGAACCCCCCACTGCCGCCCCTCTGCCCCCCACACGCCCCCCAACCTACCCTCCAACTCCAAGGAGGCCATGGGCTCCGTCAGCAGCCTCATCGCCCACCGCCCCGGCCCAGCCCACCTGGTTCGTCACTACCGGCCCATTGATGTTGGCCCCGAGCCGGGCGCCACCAGGCTCCACAGAACCACGTTGGGCGCCACTTCCTGCCTGGCCTCCGTTGACACATCCCAGGATCCACTGCTCAGTAGCTTCACTCCGCCTGGCAACAGGAAGCCCTTGATGGTGATTGGCTCCAGTAAGGACAGCGGGACCATTGGGAATTACTCGTATCTGAACCAGGACTATGTGGGAGACTGGAATGAAAACACTGTGGTTCATGGAAGCCCTGGGGCCGGGATTGACACAGGGAAGGCCAAGGATGGGCAGCTGGGGAGCCTCAACAGGAACATGGAAGAACCCCCGCCCAAACTGGTCCCCGTGTCAGGGAAGCTGGAGAAGGTGAGTGTGGCCTTGTCCAGGCTATATGGAACAGTCATTGTCTATTTGAAAGAACAGTAGATCAAtccactctcacaataacacgaTTAGAAGAAATGAATCAAACATTCACTGAATATACATTATTTACAACCTCTTACCCAACAAACCATTTGGTCTTTCCCTCTCAGAACATGGAGAAAACAGTGATCCGGCCGACTGCCTTCAAACCCGTCGTCCCCAAGAGCCGCAACTCCATGCAGTTCCTTTCCCCTCGCCACGACAGGGCCAGTCTATCAGACTGCCAGAACAACCTCAACCTGTTGTCACCTGGTAGCCAAATGGACACCTTGTCGCCCTGCTCGGAGAATCGCAACGGCGGGCGCCACACGGGCGGGGGCAGCCAGACCTGCTCCATGTCTGACTCTGGACGGAACTCCCTGTCGAGCCTGCCCCCCTATGGTAGCATCCCCTACAGCCTGGCGCCCGCAGACACCCCGCCTGGTAGTGGCCACCTGGAGCCATTGAAGACTGCACACGGGCACTCCAACTCGGACAGCGGGCGCTCCTCGTCCAGTAAGAGCACAGGGTCGGTGAGCGGACGCAGCCAGCCCCTGTCAGACAGCGGGTCAAGCGGGCGCTCGCCAGCCCCTGTGGAGGGGGGGTACGAGGGGGTGGTGAGGGACCTGGAGGATAagctgagggagagagacgtgGAGCTGCAGCAGCTCCGAGACAACCTGGACGAGAACGAAGTGGCTATCTGCCAGGTACGTGGGAAGATGGACCGAAGAGCATTGGAAACATTATCTTGTCTTATATTGTAAAATGCATGAAGACACCAAGCTCCTCTCCCTCTTGCGCCCTCTCTCACACCATGTACTATCACACACAAAATGACAAATGTCATGACTTATTGGGACACTCAATCCATTAcaatcaccacacacacacacgcatgcatgcacacacacaatgaaaCCCTCACACAATGCCACCCTCGCCTACCCACCCCTGGTCTCCCCTGTATCCCCTCTTTCCCCAGGTTTATGAGGAGAAGCAGAAGCGCTGTGAGCTGGAGCTGGAGGAGTTGCGTCAGAGCTGCGCCACACGGATGCAGACCCAGTCCCAGAAGGCCCAGCGTGCCCAGCAGGTGCTCCAACTGCAGGTCTTCCACCTGCAGCAGGAGAAGAAGAAGCTCCAGGAGGACTTCGGCCAGCTGCTGCAGGAGAGGGAGAAGCTGGAAGAGCGCTGTACCTCCTACGAGCACGAGAAGATCCAGCTAGGGCCCAGGCTGGAGGAGACCACGTGGGAGGTTAGATGGACCCTCATACTGTCTGTGGCCCCATTCCAAATCCACCCCTAGTCCCTACCTCCTAGGTCTTAGGCACTTCTGTAGATCTTGTAGATGAAGCGGCTGAGGATCTGCCCCAATGCTAGCAGTATGTGTCTACTCAGGTACTCCAGTATAGACAATAAAGATAGTGAATTTTACACAATCTATAAATACCACTGTAATTCCTTTTGAGTCTTTTTTGTCACAGTCGGACAGGCAATTAAATTAAATGATTTAGTACAATGGGTCACCGATAGTGTAGTACaaatggtctctcagtaatatgcTGCCCCAGGCATGTTTGACGTGCTAGAGCCTGGCACAGTGTCGCACCGGCATTAATCACATAACAAAGACACCAagcttctcgctctctctcgaaTGTATTCcctcatacactgagtgtacaaacattaggaacatcttcctattattgagttgcacccccttttgccctcagaacagtctcaatatgtaggggcatggactctacaaggtggagaaagtgttccacagggatgctggcccatgttgactccaatgcttcctacagttgtgtcaagttggttggatgtcttttgggtggtgaaccattcttgatacacacgggaaactgttgagtgtgaaaaacccagcagtgttgcagttcttgacacaaaccggtgcgtctagcgcctactaccataccctgttcaaaagcacttaaatattttgtcttgcctattcaccctctgaatggcacacatacgcaatccatgtctcaaggctttaaaatccttctttaacccgtcttctcccctttatctacactgatttgaagtggatttacaagtgacatcaataagggatcatagctttctgctggattcacctggtcagtctaagtCATGGAACgacttcctaatgttttgtacactgtgtatattgTCATATTCCCTCATATATTCATAGGACTTTGTGGTGTAAGTCCTCTATATATGACACTAGTTGTGTTTCCTCCAGGTGTGTCAGAAGTCTGGGGAGATCTCCCTGCTGAAGCAGCAGCTGAAGGATGTCCAGGGGGAGCTGTCTCAGCGCATGGGGGAGATCGTCTCTCTGCGTGGACAGCTTCGGGACTCCCGTGGCGAGCTCACCACCAGCCAGGCCCTGCTGCAAGAGGTCACCACTGCCGGCCACACACGCACCATGGAGCTGGAGGTGTGCCAGAACGAGCTGCAGCGCCGCAAGAGTGAGGCCCAGCTCCTCCGCCAGAAGGTGGGCCGACTGGAGGAGGAGATGGCCCGCCTCCATGCTGCCGCCAATCAGACAAGCCTCCAGAGCCCCACCCACAATGGTGGTGGAGGCAGACAGTGCCAGGCCTTCCCGGAGGGGGAGGAGCCACACTTGTTGACCTATAAAAGCGACGAGGCCAGGGCGTATGAGAGCGAGGCCCTCCAGAGCCTCCGGCTGCAGATGGACGGTCTGGGGGCGGAGTTAGCCACAGAACGCCAGCGGGGAGAGGAGCAGGCGTGCAGCTTTGAGAAGGAGCACAGGGTCTGGCAGGAGGAAAAGGACAAGGTGATCCAGTATCAGAAGCAGCTGCAGCAGAACTACGTGGGGATGTACCGGAGGAACCGGGCGCTGGAGCGCATGCTGCGCAAGCTCAGTCTAGAACTGGAGACCCGGGACGAGCTGGAGGAGCAGGATGAAGGCAGCGGCAACGAGATCAACTTTGACGAGATCACTGCTACTGAGATCTGACACCACCACCTCTCTGTGTCTCCTTCTCCGTCTCTATCAGCCATATGCATCTGATCCCCTAGGAGCGTCTATAGGAAGCCAGATAGCCTCTATAATTACTTAGTAGGTCAGGATCCTTCAGTATATGTCCTTCAGGGTCTCTACAGTATGTAGTAATCTGTCTATAGTTGGTCTACTCTCTGTATGTTCCTGCTCTTCCACGCCGTCTCACTGTCTCATTAGTATGGTTGACTCCCACTGGCTAATGTCgctacacacacacccttctgtcACTCACAGGCATAGGGATCTGATGTGACTGAATGAGAGTTCACCTGCCGGGAGAGTGATTTTGAAGTCGGATGAGTCTCGTACAGCATGGAGGGAGTACGTCCTGCCTTTTTGAGCTATTCCTAGAATGACTCACTGAACATCATGTAAACACATGGGGAGGCTCGGCTCTCTTCCTACTCCCTAGGAATTTGTACTTCCTCCTTATTCACTGTGGGTGGTCTCGTGTTCTTGGTAGGCAGAGCTTGATAACACTAGTGTTCTTCGGCATGTTGTTTTCAGATACTACAGGTTCAATGGCAAAACATTTTACCATTACCAAAAGTCTCCTCATTCAATGTGACACATTTAAGTATCTAAATATGTACCTTAGTGGTCTTGAATTTCTGTATCTACACAGTATCTCTAGCTagcaaaccagaaaccgtggaatTTCAAGGTAAAAGTCACTAAAGCACACTCAGATATGCTTTCTATTGTTGTGAAGAGTAGCTACTTTACCTTTGATCTCCCTTCACCGAAGTACAAAAGCATGGATGGATTCATCTCTATGGATATTTGTGTTTCTCTGTCAATATTTGTATGCTGCACTGGCTGTTTGTGAAGGTGCTTTTTGTATAGGCTGTGAGAGAGGACATGGACTAAGTGATATATGTTTCGGGCTCTATTTAATCCATATCACAGAAGTTCCGCGTAACAGCgtaattgaaatttaaaggcaatgttcccgcgtaagcagagactgcattcacgttAAACGCTGTATAGGTCGGAACAATCGaaaatgacctttacatttctatcgcgcaatctgtaacgcttcagtgaTACAGATTTAATAGAGCCCGTAGTCTTTTATAAAGTGAAATTAGACTGACCATGATATGACTTATCTTTTCATCAACTTCTGTATAAAAAAAGCACACCCATTCACAAGAGGAAGACACTTAAATGTCCCATATCGCTGTTAACCCTTCATTGTAGATATCCTTAATACTGACCGTTATATGGTGATATATAATAGATTTCTTACAGAGATATTATCTATTTCAAAATAAACATAGCTACTGTGAATAGACCAAAGCAATGTCACATGTCCTGTTGGTTCTTTACAGTACCATGTCTGCATATTGGTGTATGTGTGAATGATACTCATGGTTCTATAATACAATTTTTTTATCCACAGTATTTGTATGAAGATATTAAATGTATATTTTCATGCTGTAAATTTCTTGTACCAACTGACTGTTTTTAATAAAACAAACGATAAAACGAATAGCTGCTTTTCAAATGGATTACTGATGGCTGGCTCAACTTCATTTTATGACATTTGTTACATAATTTAATCAATGTAATTATCAAAAAGCATGTATTGAGTGGTTGATTCTATTAGGTCAGACAAGGAACATCAAGCCACAGAAAAAGAATGTATTGAGTGGTTGATTCTATTAGACCAGACAAGCAACATCAAGCCACAGAAGTAAAAAAATATCAGTTGCTCTTTTATTTTATGTTAAGCCCCGTTTATACACATACATTGTGATAACATGTCACTCTCCTCCTGTATCTAGATTGTGTAGCCTGTAGACACTTCTCTTGATGCCAAGAATGAGAAACTTAGGGCATGTTTACACCTGATATCAAGATGATCACTATATGTTCATGGCTCGGTGCCTCTATACATTACCATCAACTGACAGGTGGATCTGATCCAAGCCTGCCATCTTCTGGTCACAAGCAGCAATCCCAACCACCTCTCCACACTGGCTCCGACAGACAACCATTAGTTCAGTTCACAGCAGTCCTGGAAAGCACTTGGATTACAGTTTGCATAAATTAGCCGGTGTGTTTAATGATTTAAGTATTGTTCTAAGAAATGTCTATATATAGACGTGTATATTTTTTTTGCATAATTTATGAAAGTGTCCGATGTGATAAATAATACATAACTAATGTAAAAGGAAGGATTGTGTGAACTGGTCTACTATTGGCTCAGAGTGGCTTGATGCTTTAGGACCGCACACAAGTCACTGGCTGCTGGTTCCCGTGGATGCAGGTCTCTTACTTCCCTCGTCTGATTGGCCAGATCCTCCTGGGTCACCATAGTGGGAACAGAAGTTTCCTATTAGCCCACATAATACCTTCACACTCCTCACTCTTCTGCCATTATTCCAACACACTATAGCCTGTGGAGCTTCTGTTTGTATTGCTCCTAGGCTTTAGGTCTTGGAACTCCAGGCCAAACCCCGTTTTTCTGGGCAGTGAGTCAGTCTTTAGTCAAGGGATTTTTGGGGCTTCGACTATGCACATCATGGGGTCTTTGGCCTTGTTGCTGAAGGCCCTGTGGATGATATCCACAGCGTGGGGGTCAGTGTCACCCTGCAGGAACACTCCATCCACAGACACCAGCTCAAATCCAGCCTGGGGATGCAACCAGAACAAGGAAGCTTAGAGAGAATGCATGTTTTGTGCATGCTCTATtttgcacacacacgcaccccatgtcatacattttacatttacattttagtcatttagcagacgctcttatccagagcgacttacagttagtgaatacatatttttttatactggccccccgtgggaaatgaacccacaaccctggcgtggcgttgcaaacgccatgctctttcCATCTTTCCATTCAACAACATCACATGTTACTTTGTCCTTTGGGCTCTCTCCGTCGCCCACGCACATGTAGATAAAGCATTTGatctttccattgtgttaacgatggaggattggttgatttccagtatatggaagtatatattttttcaagataattgacgagaaaagtattgtccaacccatcgtgtgtctcactgcaccctcatatgccatatcttgaaatatgcagacaggcGGTTAAAAAGTAAatgtacattgtaatacttctgacagacaACTTTTTGATCGAAATAATttagtaaaacactttctagaaatcgaaaataatccgacgatgggtagtttgtgcgcgccacgatgtttgttttttcgcctcaaccaaagataataagaggagacaagatgagtttggtctgtttgcagtatgcatgttgaagggggtgtgtcgtctacgatcattcacttccggaagtttacccttcacctcattataacatctttggtctgacagacgtttacgtgacacctAGAATGCATTGTagaaatgtcaacaaacatggcgtcacacatagctggcaaatagcttagtaTTAGCTATTATAatcataggtgtccattacaatctacgcaataatcggaatgcattatatgtcaccagtacttgaaaatgtgaataaaactgtaaatacattatgctccatacatacatacatacatacatacatacatacatacatactgtatggtacagtagaaacgacaacacgttatacagaaaataaggcacttactttgataggaacacacacatgtccaaagttattaatTGTAAGGCAAACAACAAGGAAGGCAATGCTAGCGCCAGCCAGAACATTTCAAAATCGTGCAagactgcgcaaatgtctgcatacttgatctgcggAAAAACATTGgtgaagtgcttgggctctcctcgaagagagaagtttgtccggctcagtaaagccacaaacataaattgtccgcaaaactaaaatgggctacttctatgtgaattaatgaggagacAGAACACACCTCAAAtgaaactgttgttagaaaatcatTTGAAATTTGAAACatttgataattagcaggcagcgtgttTTAACTGTCCTGTTGTGTAACAATCACATTTGGAACACttagtgcattctgacatcacgtgcagAAAACAATTCACGCTGGGGCGACgattagagatatttggaactcacatgtgaaaaggttaacacttttttgtttacttcatgattccatatgtgttatttcatagttttgatgtctacactattattctacaatgtagaaaatagtaaaaaaagaaaaacccttgaatgagtaggtgtgtccaaacttttgactggtactgtatatataaattatatatttaaagatatatatattttcctttattattttcccctaaccctaccatccctcccctaattggagtaaattaATGGACAACagcacttaggcttctacttccagcttatacatagtatatacattttacagacacagtatattttacaatagttctcttttgtttgtttttagtcccatccttcagctccactcaacccctcccatctatctctgaacaccatcctgttttgatttctatttgccatatatttcacaaaagttctgaacatttctattctcatagaCTCTACATAatgtaaattaaaaataaaaaatttgctAAGAGTatgattatattattgatcaagtgctatttgcagagttagctccaggtaaatgttgcaattcttcagccattcctgaacttgcgaccaaaaacaagctacagcagggaaaaaaagtatttagtcagccaccaattgtgcaagttctcccacttaaaaagatgagagaggcctgtaattttcatcataggtacacgtcaactatgacagacaaaatgagaattttttttccagaaaatcacattgtaggatttttaatgaatttatttgcaaattatggtggaaaataagtatttggtcaataacaaaagtttctcaatactttgttatataccctttgttggcaatgacacaggtcaaacgttttctgtaagtcttcacaaggttttcacacactgttgctggtattttggcccattcctccatgcagatctcctctagagcagtgatgttttggggctgtcgctgggcaacacggactttcaactccctccaaagattttctatggggttgagatctggagactggctagggcaacgaagccactccttcgttgcccgggcggtgtgtttgggatcattgtcatgctgaaagacccagccacgtttcatcttcaatgcccttgctgatggaaggaggttttcactcaaaatcgcacgatacatggccccattcattctttcctttacacggatcagtcgtcccggtccctttgcagaaaaacagccccaaagcatgatgtttccacccccatgcttcacagtaggtatggtgttctttggatgcaactcagcattctttgtcctccaaacacgacgagttgagtttttaccaaaaaagttctattttggtttcatctgaccatatgacattctcccaatcctcttctggatcatccaaatgcactctagcaaacttcagacgggcctggacatgtactggcttaagcaggagggacacgtctggcactgcaggatttgagtccctggtggcgtagtgtgttactgatggtaggctttgttactttggtcccagctctctgcaggtcattcactaggtccccccgtgtggttctgggatttgtgctcaccgttcttgtgatcattttgaccccacggggtgagatcttgtgtggagccccagatcgagggagattatcagtggtcttgtatgtcttccatttcctaataattgctcccaataataattgcttgatttcttcaaaccaagctgcttacctattgcagattcagtcttcccagcctggtgcaggtctacaattttgtttctggtgtcctttgacagctctttggtcttggccatagtggagtttggagtgtgactgtttgaggttgtggacaggtgtcttttatactgataacaacttcaaacaggtgccattaatacaggtaacgagtggaggacagaggagcctcttaaagaagaagttacaggtctgtgagagccagaaatcttgcttgtttgtaggtgaccaaatacttattttccaccataatttgcaaataaattcattaaagatcctacaatgtgattttctggattattttttctcaatttgtctgtcatagttgacgtgtacctttgatgaaaattacaggcctctctcatcttttaaagtgggagaacttgcacaattggtggctgactaaatactttttttccccactgtacatatgggacagtaccaaaacaaattatctaatgattctgcgTCTTCACAGAAAAATCAgtagagctgggatggttgtattcCCCATATATTTAACATTCCACTGGTTGCAaaaattttgtataataatttaaattgaaaaactctaagtatactttttttatttatcacaattttctttagccaattttggtctttaaagcagggccgacagacaagttccttactttctcccccttccacttgtctattccatttttgcggtaatgctgcgattagttggttgtaattttgagtagagcagacatttccatatatttttgttagctgcatgtgtgacatagcTCCACCAATCCTATTTATGTTA contains:
- the LOC121547247 gene encoding leucine zipper putative tumor suppressor 2 homolog, with the protein product MALVQALSIPAERHHTPSLSGTPHCRPSAPHTPPNLPSNSKEAMGSVSSLIAHRPGPAHLVRHYRPIDVGPEPGATRLHRTTLGATSCLASVDTSQDPLLSSFTPPGNRKPLMVIGSSKDSGTIGNYSYLNQDYVGDWNENTVVHGSPGAGIDTGKAKDGQLGSLNRNMEEPPPKLVPVSGKLEKNMEKTVIRPTAFKPVVPKSRNSMQFLSPRHDRASLSDCQNNLNLLSPGSQMDTLSPCSENRNGGRHTGGGSQTCSMSDSGRNSLSSLPPYGSIPYSLAPADTPPGSGHLEPLKTAHGHSNSDSGRSSSSKSTGSVSGRSQPLSDSGSSGRSPAPVEGGYEGVVRDLEDKLRERDVELQQLRDNLDENEVAICQVYEEKQKRCELELEELRQSCATRMQTQSQKAQRAQQVLQLQVFHLQQEKKKLQEDFGQLLQEREKLEERCTSYEHEKIQLGPRLEETTWEVCQKSGEISLLKQQLKDVQGELSQRMGEIVSLRGQLRDSRGELTTSQALLQEVTTAGHTRTMELEVCQNELQRRKSEAQLLRQKVGRLEEEMARLHAAANQTSLQSPTHNGGGGRQCQAFPEGEEPHLLTYKSDEARAYESEALQSLRLQMDGLGAELATERQRGEEQACSFEKEHRVWQEEKDKVIQYQKQLQQNYVGMYRRNRALERMLRKLSLELETRDELEEQDEGSGNEINFDEITATEI